The DNA window GCGCGGTACGTCGTCATGCGCATGCTCGCCGACCCCGATGTTCTACTCGACACCGATCTCGTCGTCCGTCAGGGCGCCGAAGCACTCGGGATGACTCTGACCGATTCGAACCGCTGGGCACCGTGGCGTTCCTACGTCTCGATGCACCTGTGGAGCATTGCCTTGGAAAGAAGGGGACTATGACTGCTGCATTTACCACCACCATCACTCCGATCGGACCGTTCACGACGATCGTCGACGCCGAGGGCCACGTTCTTGCCTCCGGCTGGACAGCCGAGGTGGACGAATTGAGGCCGTTGATTCATGCGTCGCTTCGCCCGACCGACGTCCGCGAGACGGGCGATCTCGGCAGCGTCACGCGCGCGGTTGAGAACTATCACCGCGGAGAGCTGGGGGCAATCGACGACGTACCGGTTGCGCAGCAATCAGGTGAGTTCCTCGTCCATGCGTGGAAGGTTCTTCGTGACGTACCCGCCGGTTCGCCGATCACGTATTCGGAGTTCGCAGCTTTGGCCGGACGGCCCGCCGCCATTCGGGGGGCAGCATCCGCCTGTGCGCGCAATGCGGCCGCGCTGTTCGTGCCGTGCCATCGGGTCTTCCGGATCGGCGGAGCGCTGGGCGGGTTTCGGTGGGGTCTGCCGGCCAAGCAATGGCTTCTTGCACACGAGGCCGTCGGGCGGTGACGTGACGCCCTCAGACGTTAGAGTCACTCGGGTACAGCGAGTACTGCAGCCCGCAGAGTGGCACGACGTGAGGACTATGACGTGACTGAGCAGGCAGCGCCCGAGACGAAGCTCGGGCGCGATCGGGGTGATCTCATCGGTGTCGGCGGGATCTGGTTGGCGAAGTGGTCGCTGATTCTGGTTTCCGTCGCTGCGGGCGCGTGGGTTCTGGGGTGGTTGATCTCGGCTCTGTGGGTGATCATCCTGCCCGCGTTGTTGGCCATCATCGTAGCGACGGTGCTGTGGCCGCCCACGAAGTGGATGATGCGCGTCGGGCTCCCCCCGGCGCTGGCCGCGTCCGCCTCGCTCGTCGTCTTCTTTCTCGTCATCGGCGGAATCATCACACTGATCGTCCCGTCGGTCGCCGACTCGGCTCCGGAACTCGTCGACAAGGCGTCGGAAGGTGTATCGCAGGTCCAGAATTGGCTGAAGGGCCCGCCGATCAACCTGCAGGACGAGCAGATCGACAATGCTGTCTCAGCGATCACATCGAGGCTTCAGGACAGCGGCACCGCAATCGCGTCGGGCGTGTTCACCGGTGTGTCGGCGGCAGGTTCCATCCTGATCACACTCGCACTGGTTCTGGTGCTGACGTTCTTCTTCGTCAAGGACGGCCTCAAGTTCATTCCGTGGCTGCACGGATTCGCCGGTGGCCGCGCAGGAAGTCACCTCGCCGAGATCCTCGCCAGAATGTGGGCAACGCTCGGCGGTTTCATTCGCACACAGGCAGTCGTAAGTCTGATCGACGCGTTCTTCATCGGCCTCGGACTCGTAATCCTCGGTGTACCACTGGCACTCGTTCTCGCGACGCTGACCTTCCTCGGCGGCTTCATCCCGATCGTCGGTGCATTCGTTGCCGGCGCGTTGGCGGTGTTGGTCGCGCTCGTGGCGAACGGTCCGACGACAGCCCTCATCGTGTTGATCATCATCCTGGCTGTTCAGCAACTCGAGGGCAACGTCCTGCAGCCGATCCTGCAGAGCCGCAGCATGAACCTGCACCCAGCGATCGTGCTGCTCGCGGTCACCGGGGGAAGCTCGGTGTTCGGCATCATCGGCGCCTTCCTCGCGGTACCGGCTGCAGCAGTCGCTGCGGTACTTATCCGGTACGTCTCGGAGCAGATCGACAAGCATTCCAACGAAGTCGATCAGGAAGAGCTGGAGGATCAGGCGCCCGATCCCGCAGATCTGGTGACGGACGACGAGGACTCTGATCAGGACGCAGCGAAGAGCTGAAGCCTCGATCCGTCCCGCTCCCTAATGACGTGCAGGCGGCTCGGAATGCGTTGGCGCATCTCGTCGACGTGACTGACGATGCCGACGACCCGTCCGCCTGCACGAAGCTCGTCGAGGACGCCCATGACGGACTCCAGCGTGTCGGCGTCGAGCGTGCCGAAGCCCTCGTCGATGAAGATCGTGTCCAGTACGACACCGCCGGATTCCGCGGCGACGACGTCTGCGAGACCGAGCGCCAGCGACAATGAGGCGAGGAAGGACTCGCCCCCGGACAGCGTCTTGGCCGAACGGACGACACCTGTGTAGTCGTCACGGATATCGAGACCGAGACCACCTCGCCGCCCCCGTGATTCGGCCTCGTCCGAATGCACGAACTCGTACCGACCCGATGACATCCGACGCAGCCGAGCCGACGCAGACTCGGCAACATCCTCCAACCGAGAAGCCAGTACGTACGACCGCAAGGACATCTTGCGTGCGTTCTGCCCACGACCTGCGACGACGTCCGCCAACGCGGCGAGCTCCTCGTGCTTGGCCTGCATGGGCGCGACCCGATCCACCGCTGCCCACAGCTGTGCGGTCAGGTCTTCCAACTGTTCGACGCGACGCTTGCATTCGGCGTGCGCGGCCACTGCGGCATGCAATTGGGTCGAGGCGGCGTCGACGGCATTCTTGGCCGCAACCGTGTCCACCGGCTCGGTATCCGCGACGGCGAGGATCGCTGGTTCGGCGAGGACCTGCTCGGCGTGAGCCCGCACATCGTTGGCATCCGCAAGATGCTTCTCGATCGATGCGATTCGCGCGGGTGGGACTACCCGCTGAGCAGCATCGGCGGCGGAGTCGAAGCCCGATTCCGCAACCTTCGCTGCAAGCGCGTCGGTGAGCTTCTGCAGCTCGGTTGCCGATCCGGCCGCGGCGACGCGCTTGTCGACCAGATCGGTCGACAACGTGATCAGTTCTTCCAAACGCGCGAGTCTCTGATCGATGCTTTCCGCGCCATCCACGGCAGCGGCGATCCTCGACCGCATCTCCTGAGCCGACGCGCGGACTTGCGTCGCCCGTGCCGCGAGACCTGCTGCAACAGACTGTTTTTCACCGATAGCTGCGGCGATACGCTGGTCCTCGCTGCGCAAGTGCGTCAGCCGCGCCCGGAGTGGGTCGAGCTGCGCGGCCTCGGTCCTGGCCTTCTTCAGCGCCGCATCGACGGTGCCGAGTGCCTCGACCAGCTGTGTGCTGTCGCGGTCCCCCGACTGCTGGACGAGCGAGTCCCGAGCCCGCACGAGATCCAGGACAAGCGCTGCCTTCTTCTCGGTGAGCGCCGCAGCCCGGTGTTCGAGGGCCGCGGCCGCATCCTCGTCCTCCTTGGTGACCGTCGACTCGGTTGCCTGCGTCGGCGCGGGATGCTCTTCCGAGCCGCACACCACGCAGGGCTGACCGTCGACGAGTCGTGATGCGAGCTCTGCAGCCATCCCTTCCAGGCGCTGCTCGCGCAGGTCGAGGGTGTGCGCACGGGCGTCGTTGAAGGCGGATTTTGCGCTGGCGTGTGCTTTCTCCGCGGCCGCAAGCTTCGTGCGCGTCTTCGACAGCTCGACGGCCGCTTCCACCGCCTTTCCGATGCGCGTGCGTTCGACGTCGAGCGCCGGAATCTCTGCGGCCGCATGAACAGCGGAGTGCACCGCGGCTTCCACGGCGTCGATCGCGTCGGGAAGCGTAGCCCGCTCCGACTGCATGGTTTCGACAGCACGCTCGACGGTGGCGAGTTCTGCCGCCAGCTGCTGCGCCGTCCTTTCCTCACTCTCGGCGCGGCGGACGAGGATACGAAGCTGTTCGAGCGCCCCGACCTCGGTGGTCCACGCACGAACGGCGGTCGCGACGACTGTGCGATCGGCGACGAAGTCCGTCCCCGACGTGCAGAGTCCCTCCGTTACCGCCTCCGATCCGTCGAGTTGCGCGAGGGCTCGGTAGGCACGATCGGACGCTGCCGAGGCGGCGGTATGTCGCCGCGTGGACTCGTCGACTTCGGCGGCCAAGGCCGCGACGGGTCCGGCCGCGGCCGACCGTTCGAGCTCCAGACGCAGCGCGGCTCGTTCGGCTGTGCCCGCCTCGTACTGCGCATACTGTTCGCGTGCAACGGTTCTGCGCTGTTGCAGGTCCCGAGTGGTTTCGAGTTCCCTGAGGGTGACTACTGCGGTGTCCGACGTGATCCTGGCGAGCGCCAGCGCCTGCGCGGATTGGTTCAGTGCCGCGCGGGAGGCGTCGAGTACGTCGCTCGCCCACTCGACCGGCACCCGATCGTGTTGCTCGTCCTCACCCGATGCCGTCGAAATTTGGCCCAGCAGTTTGTCTGTCGCGATACGACTGGTCTCCAACGCAGCCGCGCTCGCGCGACGCGCGTCTGCGAACCACTCCTCTATGTCGCCGAACCTGCTGGTGTCGAAGAGCCGCTCGAGTAGGTTCCCGCGTTCGTCACTGTCTGCCCGCAGAAACCGCGCGAACTCACCCTGCGGAAGCAGCACGACCTGAAAGAACTGGTCGGCACTCATCCCGAGTGCCGTGCCGACGGCATCACCGATCTCGTCGAGCCTCGTCAGGTTTTGACCAGTGCCGTCCAACCAGGTCAGCGCCGCTTTGGCGTTCTGTTTGGTCGTTCCGGCCCCGCGCTTCTTGGGCCGGAAGAACTCGGGGCTGCGGGTGATCCGCACTCGGCGACCGCCGAGGGTCGCGTCGAGCATCACGGTCGGAACAGCCCCGGGCTCGGCATGGTCGGACAGAAACCGTTTGCCGTCCTTGCGTGCCCCGGGAACCGTTCCGTACAGCGCGA is part of the Rhodococcus sovatensis genome and encodes:
- a CDS encoding AI-2E family transporter, translating into MTEQAAPETKLGRDRGDLIGVGGIWLAKWSLILVSVAAGAWVLGWLISALWVIILPALLAIIVATVLWPPTKWMMRVGLPPALAASASLVVFFLVIGGIITLIVPSVADSAPELVDKASEGVSQVQNWLKGPPINLQDEQIDNAVSAITSRLQDSGTAIASGVFTGVSAAGSILITLALVLVLTFFFVKDGLKFIPWLHGFAGGRAGSHLAEILARMWATLGGFIRTQAVVSLIDAFFIGLGLVILGVPLALVLATLTFLGGFIPIVGAFVAGALAVLVALVANGPTTALIVLIIILAVQQLEGNVLQPILQSRSMNLHPAIVLLAVTGGSSVFGIIGAFLAVPAAAVAAVLIRYVSEQIDKHSNEVDQEELEDQAPDPADLVTDDEDSDQDAAKS
- a CDS encoding SMC family ATPase codes for the protein MRLHKLEITAFGPFARTETVDFDALGADGLFLLHGQTGAGKTTILDAVAFALYGTVPGARKDGKRFLSDHAEPGAVPTVMLDATLGGRRVRITRSPEFFRPKKRGAGTTKQNAKAALTWLDGTGQNLTRLDEIGDAVGTALGMSADQFFQVVLLPQGEFARFLRADSDERGNLLERLFDTSRFGDIEEWFADARRASAAALETSRIATDKLLGQISTASGEDEQHDRVPVEWASDVLDASRAALNQSAQALALARITSDTAVVTLRELETTRDLQQRRTVAREQYAQYEAGTAERAALRLELERSAAAGPVAALAAEVDESTRRHTAASAASDRAYRALAQLDGSEAVTEGLCTSGTDFVADRTVVATAVRAWTTEVGALEQLRILVRRAESEERTAQQLAAELATVERAVETMQSERATLPDAIDAVEAAVHSAVHAAAEIPALDVERTRIGKAVEAAVELSKTRTKLAAAEKAHASAKSAFNDARAHTLDLREQRLEGMAAELASRLVDGQPCVVCGSEEHPAPTQATESTVTKEDEDAAAALEHRAAALTEKKAALVLDLVRARDSLVQQSGDRDSTQLVEALGTVDAALKKARTEAAQLDPLRARLTHLRSEDQRIAAAIGEKQSVAAGLAARATQVRASAQEMRSRIAAAVDGAESIDQRLARLEELITLSTDLVDKRVAAAGSATELQKLTDALAAKVAESGFDSAADAAQRVVPPARIASIEKHLADANDVRAHAEQVLAEPAILAVADTEPVDTVAAKNAVDAASTQLHAAVAAHAECKRRVEQLEDLTAQLWAAVDRVAPMQAKHEELAALADVVAGRGQNARKMSLRSYVLASRLEDVAESASARLRRMSSGRYEFVHSDEAESRGRRGGLGLDIRDDYTGVVRSAKTLSGGESFLASLSLALGLADVVAAESGGVVLDTIFIDEGFGTLDADTLESVMGVLDELRAGGRVVGIVSHVDEMRQRIPSRLHVIRERDGSRLQLFAAS
- a CDS encoding methylated-DNA--[protein]-cysteine S-methyltransferase, with the translated sequence MTAAFTTTITPIGPFTTIVDAEGHVLASGWTAEVDELRPLIHASLRPTDVRETGDLGSVTRAVENYHRGELGAIDDVPVAQQSGEFLVHAWKVLRDVPAGSPITYSEFAALAGRPAAIRGAASACARNAAALFVPCHRVFRIGGALGGFRWGLPAKQWLLAHEAVGR